From the Quercus lobata isolate SW786 chromosome 6, ValleyOak3.0 Primary Assembly, whole genome shotgun sequence genome, one window contains:
- the LOC115950667 gene encoding RING-H2 finger protein ATL78-like, whose translation MSDSKLTPTQLFQDFLGDFYSRRLLYHNPLYQAPATASPPVPGHSPESLGSNTVDNSFDTNVVMVLSVLLCALICSLGLNSIIRCALSCSRLVASDSSGDDSARTANTGVKKKALKTFPTVSYSAELNLPGLDTECVICLSDFTAGERVRLLPKCHHGFHVRCIDKWLSSHSSCPKCRHCLIETCQKIVGCSQASSSEPPPPVHESTVSIAPLEPEGLICNYRGLP comes from the coding sequence ATGTCTGATTCTAAACTCACACCTACTCAGCTCTTCCAAGACTTTTTGGGAGATTTCTATTCAAGGAGACTGCTCTATCACAACCCTCTTTACCAAGCACCAGCTACAGCATCCCCTCCAGTCCCTGGACATAGCCCTGAGTCATTAGGAAGCAACACTGTTGACAATAGCTTTGATACAAATGTTGTTATGGTCCTCTCAGTTCTTTTATGTGCCTTGATTTGCTCCCTTGGCTTAAATTCTATCATTAGGTGTGCCTTAAGTTGCTCAAGGTTAGTAGCTTCTGATTCAAGTGGAGACGACTCAGCTAGGACAGCCAATACTGGGGTCAAGAAAAAGGCCCTCAAGACTTTCCCAACAGTTAGTTACTCAGCTGAGCTGAACCTGCCAGGATTGGACACCGAGTGTGTGATATGCCTATCAGATTTCACAGCCGGTGAGCGTGTTCGCCTTCTACCAAAGTGCCACCATGGATTCCATGTCCGGTGCATCGATAAGTGGCTAAGTTCACACTCATCATGCCCAAAATGTAGGCACTGCCTGATTGAGACCTGCCAAAAGATCGTCGGCTGCAGCCAGGCTAGCTCATCAGAACCACCTCCACCAGTGCATGAAAGCACTGTAAGCATAGCACCACTGGAACCGGAAGGTTTGATATGTAATTATAGGGGACTTCCGTAG